A single Marinitoga aeolica DNA region contains:
- a CDS encoding 2-hydroxyacid dehydrogenase, with the protein MKIAFFSTKKYDVDFFNHANKKYNFDIRYFETKLNEKTAILSKKFDVVCAFVNDNLNRKVLKTLNDNGIKLIALRSAGFNHVDLDTAKEFGLRVVHVPKYSPYAVAEHTVALILSLNRKIHKAYFRVKENNFALDGLLGFDLHGKTIGLIGTGKIGRIVANILKGFGMNILGYDKFPNDEFQGEYVNLDILLKKSDIISLHTPLNKETYHIINKKSISKMKNGVMIINTSRGGLIDTQAVIEGLKSKKIGYLGLDVYEEEENIFFEDLSSEIIDDDTFVRLTSFPNVLITGHQGFFTCEALTNIAETTLENIYNFKNNTLNKNIVV; encoded by the coding sequence ATGAAAATAGCTTTTTTTAGTACTAAAAAATATGATGTAGATTTTTTTAATCATGCAAACAAAAAGTATAATTTTGATATTAGATATTTTGAAACTAAATTAAATGAAAAAACAGCTATTTTATCTAAGAAATTTGATGTAGTTTGTGCTTTTGTTAATGATAATTTAAACAGAAAGGTTTTAAAAACTTTAAATGATAACGGTATAAAATTAATTGCTTTAAGATCTGCAGGATTTAATCATGTGGATTTAGATACTGCAAAAGAATTTGGATTACGTGTAGTACATGTACCTAAATATTCTCCATATGCAGTAGCAGAACATACCGTTGCTTTAATTTTATCTTTAAACAGAAAAATTCATAAAGCGTATTTTAGAGTAAAGGAAAACAATTTCGCTTTAGATGGGTTGTTAGGTTTTGATTTACATGGAAAAACTATAGGATTAATAGGAACTGGAAAAATCGGAAGAATAGTTGCTAATATTTTAAAAGGTTTTGGAATGAACATTTTAGGATATGATAAATTTCCAAATGATGAATTCCAAGGCGAATATGTTAATTTAGATATATTATTAAAAAAGTCTGATATAATATCATTGCATACACCTTTAAATAAGGAAACATATCACATTATAAACAAAAAAAGTATATCTAAAATGAAAAATGGAGTTATGATTATTAATACAAGTAGAGGCGGTTTAATTGATACACAAGCTGTAATTGAAGGGTTAAAATCAAAAAAAATTGGTTATTTGGGTTTAGATGTATATGAAGAAGAAGAAAATATTTTCTTTGAAGATTTATCAAGCGAAATAATAGATGATGATACTTTTGTTAGATTAACTTCTTTTCCAAATGTTTTAATTACTGGACATCAAGGATTCTTTACTTGTGAAGCTTTAACAAACATCGCTGAAACTACTTTAGAAAACATTTATAATTTCAAAAACAATACTTTAAATAAAAATATTGTTGTATAA
- a CDS encoding nitroreductase family protein: protein MKDYLGKYNLILFEKIDIPRKYKININHKKNEFFYKNLNKEFEIELDIHYSGNNDNNCIAMFIDPLGNIRRKFYSKETLLKEIEEFLYDLFDIDKNIYLRKAYRALSEKKIDNNLLDLLIYSAKLAPSCANKQPWNFIVVTEKDKLTKLKETLPGGNYWAKNSPAILAIFAKKDDDCNLSDNREYYLFDTGMAVANILIQATKFGLIAHPIAGFDPITAKKVLNISDEYTLITLIILGYYGDISSLKEKHLNKEHNYRNRKE from the coding sequence ATGAAAGATTATTTAGGAAAATATAATTTAATTTTATTTGAAAAAATCGATATTCCTAGAAAATATAAAATAAATATTAACCACAAAAAAAATGAATTTTTCTATAAAAATTTAAATAAAGAATTTGAAATTGAACTAGATATACATTATTCAGGAAATAATGATAATAATTGTATTGCAATGTTTATTGATCCATTAGGAAATATAAGAAGAAAATTTTATAGCAAGGAGACACTATTGAAAGAAATAGAAGAATTTTTATATGATTTATTCGATATTGATAAAAACATCTATCTTAGAAAGGCATATAGAGCTTTATCAGAAAAAAAGATAGATAATAATTTGTTGGATTTATTAATATATTCCGCAAAACTCGCCCCATCATGTGCTAATAAACAACCTTGGAATTTTATTGTTGTTACAGAAAAAGATAAATTAACAAAATTAAAAGAAACATTGCCAGGAGGAAATTATTGGGCTAAAAATTCACCTGCAATTCTTGCAATATTTGCTAAAAAAGATGATGATTGCAATTTATCTGATAATAGAGAATATTATTTATTTGATACTGGTATGGCTGTCGCAAACATTTTAATCCAAGCAACAAAATTCGGTTTAATTGCTCACCCTATAGCTGGTTTTGATCCTATAACAGCAAAAAAAGTTTTAAATATTTCTGATGAATACACTTTAATAACTTTAATAATATTAGGCTATTATGGAGATATTTCATCTTTAAAAGAAAAACATCTAAATAAAGAACATAACTATAGAAATAGGAAGGAGTAA
- the pcp gene encoding pyroglutamyl-peptidase I, whose amino-acid sequence MRVLITGFDPFGKEKINPSFEAVKRLPDKILDVEIIKLEIPTVFYKSIETLRSKMCEIQPEIVICTGQAGGRSAISVERIAINIDDARIEDNEGNKPEDKPIFFDGENAYFSNLPIKKIVKGIKEIGIPAEISNSAGTFVCNHLLYGLMYYIQRDFKKAIGGFIHVPYLPEQVLEKNNTPSMSLDNIVEALEKAIEVSITEYRK is encoded by the coding sequence ATGAGAGTATTGATTACAGGGTTTGATCCTTTTGGGAAAGAAAAAATAAATCCATCCTTTGAAGCTGTGAAAAGGTTACCGGATAAAATACTGGATGTAGAAATAATTAAATTAGAAATACCTACAGTGTTTTATAAATCTATTGAAACATTAAGAAGTAAAATGTGTGAAATTCAACCTGAGATAGTTATATGCACAGGTCAGGCTGGTGGAAGATCTGCAATATCTGTTGAAAGAATAGCTATAAACATTGATGATGCGAGAATAGAAGATAATGAAGGTAATAAACCAGAAGATAAGCCAATATTTTTTGATGGTGAAAATGCATATTTTTCTAATTTGCCAATAAAGAAGATAGTTAAAGGTATAAAAGAAATAGGAATACCAGCAGAAATCTCTAATTCTGCTGGAACATTTGTTTGTAATCATTTGTTATATGGGTTGATGTATTATATACAACGGGATTTTAAAAAGGCAATAGGAGGGTTTATTCATGTTCCTTATTTACCTGAACAAGTATTAGAAAAAAATAATACGCCAAGTATGTCATTAGATAACATAGTAGAAGCATTAGAAAAAGCTATAGAAGTTTCTATAACAGAATACAGAAAGTGA
- a CDS encoding alpha-mannosidase yields MYHNVNHEILRINKMIEDIYPYQYIDIIPISNWEFEQNGELKNIDIGFEWKRENFPVKFRKKFNIPKDYYGEFWFGGETLIKIDGKAYGEINEYHREIDLTIIADGEEHIFEAETVPYNLFGSPTGKTIFEKANFIKINFDVRKLIRYFMGISQIIENADNFALINELSSLIDNTYNLIDIPRKTSDYLSTIERSPQLYKRLSSIWSKPQFEKFTGKILEVSSALEYLKTELEKLKEKYPKIGKVYVTGHAHIDYAWLWPIEETKRKIVRTFSNAILLAKKYPYFTFTQSSAQMYKNIENMELFNEIKKLEEENRWDANGGMWIESDTKLPSIESLIRQFYYAQKYFKEKFGRYSNVCWLPDVFGFSWILPQIAKQAGIDYFFTTKLTWNEKNQFPYDICYWRGIDGSKVIYHSFNNPKDGYNGHLDAECTLKTFRNFRNRDIFDGTLLTYGYGDGGGGPSEDHMMDFEITNNLPYVPKLIPTTARQFFELLDEKIKDKEIPIWDNELYFEFHRATHFTQLNMKKFHKLLEDELYFTEYILAANNIDYDFSESWEKLLTMEFHDIIPGSSIKEVYDEAEKILKEEIEKCREGVDKNLNDSEEYSLINFSNYSSDKYFESKEKFELIAQKTYDGKYIYEIDSLPKFSNIIIRKGDPKIVNTSLEDNNILENEFYFVEVFADGIKVFDKRKGRNLFQDKGNLLILYDDVPLAWGAWDIDYNYKKFGEKLKAKDISVVENGELRKVVKVLYEYETTKVEQYISLSIGMKRIDIKTKIDWHLRKKLLKAIFPIDILSRYARFDISGGYITRPVHKNTSYEQAMFEVYMHRWFDYSEPDFGVAILNNELYSTSIDNNTFGLSLIHGPIYPDIIADKGKHEFVYSIMSHSNNIKEIYEEAERINKPLRILKKDIVKTNEFLDVSPLKVIAFYKKGNRKILRVVEVEGKRGKIDMKVKFNYTKSYLTDILGNKIKDINGTVEFQPFKIYTIVFE; encoded by the coding sequence AATGATAGAAGATATTTATCCATATCAATATATAGATATTATTCCTATTAGTAATTGGGAATTTGAACAAAATGGTGAATTAAAAAATATTGATATTGGATTTGAATGGAAAAGAGAAAACTTTCCTGTTAAATTTAGAAAGAAATTTAACATTCCTAAAGATTATTATGGCGAGTTTTGGTTTGGTGGTGAAACATTAATAAAAATAGATGGAAAAGCATATGGAGAAATCAACGAGTATCATAGGGAAATTGATTTGACAATAATTGCTGATGGTGAAGAACATATATTTGAAGCAGAAACAGTTCCGTATAATCTTTTTGGTTCTCCGACAGGAAAAACAATTTTTGAAAAAGCAAATTTTATAAAAATTAATTTTGATGTGAGAAAATTAATAAGATATTTTATGGGGATAAGTCAAATAATAGAAAATGCAGATAATTTTGCTTTGATTAATGAATTATCTAGTTTAATCGATAATACTTATAATTTAATCGATATTCCTAGAAAAACTTCTGATTATCTTTCTACAATTGAAAGATCTCCTCAACTATATAAACGACTTTCCAGTATATGGTCGAAACCTCAATTTGAAAAATTCACAGGTAAAATATTAGAAGTTTCTTCTGCTCTCGAATATTTAAAGACAGAATTAGAAAAATTAAAAGAAAAATATCCAAAAATTGGGAAAGTGTATGTTACAGGACATGCACATATAGATTATGCATGGTTATGGCCAATAGAAGAAACAAAGAGAAAAATTGTAAGAACTTTTTCAAATGCTATATTATTGGCTAAAAAATATCCTTATTTTACTTTTACACAATCAAGTGCTCAAATGTATAAAAATATAGAAAACATGGAATTATTTAATGAGATAAAAAAATTAGAAGAAGAAAATAGATGGGATGCTAATGGGGGAATGTGGATAGAATCAGATACTAAATTACCTTCAATAGAATCTTTAATTAGGCAATTTTATTATGCGCAAAAATATTTTAAAGAAAAATTTGGAAGGTATTCCAATGTTTGTTGGTTACCAGATGTATTTGGGTTTTCATGGATATTGCCACAAATAGCAAAACAGGCAGGAATAGATTATTTTTTTACAACAAAATTGACATGGAATGAAAAAAATCAATTTCCTTATGATATTTGCTATTGGCGCGGAATAGATGGTAGTAAAGTGATATATCATAGTTTTAATAATCCTAAAGATGGATATAATGGACATCTTGATGCTGAATGCACTTTAAAAACATTTAGAAATTTTAGAAATAGAGATATATTTGACGGAACGCTATTGACATATGGTTATGGAGACGGTGGCGGTGGTCCATCAGAAGATCATATGATGGATTTTGAAATTACAAATAATCTTCCATATGTACCAAAATTAATTCCCACGACTGCTAGACAATTTTTTGAATTATTGGATGAGAAAATAAAAGATAAAGAGATACCTATTTGGGATAATGAATTATATTTTGAATTTCATAGAGCTACACATTTTACACAATTAAACATGAAAAAGTTTCATAAACTCCTGGAAGATGAATTATATTTTACAGAATATATTTTAGCTGCTAATAATATTGATTATGATTTTTCTGAAAGTTGGGAGAAATTATTAACAATGGAATTTCATGATATTATACCTGGATCTTCCATAAAAGAAGTATATGATGAGGCGGAAAAAATATTAAAAGAAGAAATTGAAAAATGTAGGGAAGGTGTAGATAAAAATTTGAATGATTCAGAGGAATATTCGTTAATAAACTTCAGTAATTATAGTAGTGATAAATATTTTGAATCAAAAGAAAAATTCGAATTAATAGCTCAGAAAACATATGATGGGAAATATATATATGAAATTGATTCTTTACCAAAATTTTCTAATATAATTATAAGAAAAGGTGATCCAAAGATTGTAAATACATCATTAGAGGATAATAATATATTGGAAAATGAATTCTATTTTGTTGAAGTATTTGCTGATGGAATAAAAGTATTTGATAAAAGAAAAGGTAGAAATTTATTTCAAGACAAAGGGAATTTATTAATATTATATGATGATGTGCCTTTAGCATGGGGTGCATGGGATATAGATTATAATTATAAAAAATTTGGAGAAAAACTAAAAGCAAAAGATATATCTGTGGTGGAAAATGGAGAATTAAGAAAGGTTGTTAAAGTATTATATGAATATGAAACAACAAAAGTAGAACAATACATTTCTTTATCAATAGGAATGAAAAGAATAGATATAAAAACAAAGATAGACTGGCATTTAAGAAAGAAATTACTTAAAGCTATATTTCCTATTGATATATTATCCAGATATGCGAGATTTGATATTTCGGGTGGATATATCACAAGACCTGTTCACAAAAATACTTCATATGAACAAGCAATGTTTGAAGTTTATATGCATAGATGGTTTGATTATTCAGAACCAGATTTTGGTGTGGCAATATTAAATAATGAATTATATAGTACATCAATTGATAATAATACATTTGGATTATCGCTAATACATGGGCCAATATATCCAGATATAATTGCTGATAAAGGAAAACATGAGTTTGTTTATTCAATTATGAGTCATTCAAATAATATTAAAGAGATATATGAGGAAGCTGAAAGAATAAATAAACCATTAAGAATATTGAAAAAAGATATTGTAAAAACAAATGAATTTTTAGATGTTTCTCCTTTAAAGGTAATAGCTTTTTATAAAAAAGGAAATAGAAAAATTTTAAGAGTAGTAGAAGTTGAAGGTAAAAGAGGAAAAATAGATATGAAAGTTAAGTTTAACTATACTAAATCATATTTAACAGATATTTTGGGTAATAAAATAAAAGATATAAATGGGACTGTAGAATTTCAACCGTTTAAAATATATACTATAGTTTTTGAATAA
- a CDS encoding DNA repair protein RecN, giving the protein MIHSLSIKNFGLFKEVNIDFSEGINVITGESGAGKSMLIKALISLLNGNIPKNLRNKNGAISAYITVNDEIKKELSEVVDSNEIVLNVNFNEKRAVFRANGTIIPRSFLEKIGSYIMEVHTQDSQVLLRNPKYHNQIAYKIFKDNFEKLMFEYERKYNEYMDLKEKLSNIPSDASEIYRKLDILNFQIDEIENVNPQENEDEELKKEYKKLSHIEEIKTKLEKSMAILKDNEENIDILIGEIVEDLSYIADYGFNDELDMASSIQDMLNDLYGSLESKLYDLDLDPQRLEEVSNRLNDIMNLKRKYGPSLEDVFENLEKFRKELSELNDLEKIMNEITPLIDKKKKELFDLGEKIKKKGEKILYELEKRIKEELISLNMEHAEIKFEFKKLNEPGKYGTYNIRILAKTTPQSPYLPLEKVASGGELSRIILSIEKTLGEIHMVETMLFDEIDSGVGQRIADVIGKKLKEFSELKQLIVITHMPQVANFADKHFKIFKTEENSEVYSQIKELNEEERSKEIREMYGEIVFKEVE; this is encoded by the coding sequence ATGATTCATTCATTATCCATTAAGAATTTTGGATTATTTAAAGAAGTTAATATAGATTTTTCAGAGGGAATAAATGTAATTACAGGTGAATCTGGTGCCGGTAAATCCATGCTTATTAAAGCATTAATTTCATTATTGAATGGAAATATACCCAAAAATTTAAGAAATAAAAATGGAGCTATTTCTGCTTATATTACTGTTAACGATGAAATAAAAAAAGAGTTGAGTGAAGTTGTTGATAGCAATGAAATTGTTTTAAATGTCAATTTTAATGAGAAAAGAGCTGTTTTTAGAGCTAATGGAACTATAATACCACGATCATTTTTAGAAAAAATAGGTTCATATATAATGGAAGTGCATACTCAGGATTCGCAAGTTTTATTGAGAAATCCAAAATACCATAATCAAATAGCTTATAAAATTTTTAAAGATAATTTTGAAAAGTTAATGTTTGAATACGAAAGAAAATATAATGAATATATGGATTTAAAAGAGAAATTAAGTAACATCCCATCAGATGCTTCTGAAATATACAGGAAACTTGATATTTTAAATTTTCAAATTGATGAAATAGAAAATGTAAATCCTCAGGAAAATGAAGATGAAGAATTAAAAAAAGAATATAAAAAATTAAGTCATATTGAGGAAATAAAAACAAAATTAGAAAAATCTATGGCTATTTTAAAAGATAATGAAGAAAATATAGATATTTTAATTGGAGAGATTGTTGAAGATTTATCATATATTGCTGATTATGGATTTAATGATGAATTGGATATGGCATCATCTATACAGGATATGCTAAATGACTTATATGGCAGCTTGGAATCAAAATTATATGATCTTGATTTGGATCCTCAAAGATTAGAAGAAGTATCCAATAGACTAAACGATATAATGAATTTAAAGAGAAAGTATGGGCCATCTCTTGAAGATGTTTTTGAGAATTTGGAAAAATTTAGAAAAGAATTATCCGAATTAAATGATTTAGAAAAAATAATGAATGAAATAACCCCTTTAATAGATAAAAAGAAAAAAGAATTATTTGATTTAGGAGAAAAGATAAAGAAAAAGGGTGAAAAAATATTATATGAATTAGAAAAAAGAATAAAGGAAGAATTAATATCTTTAAATATGGAACATGCAGAAATTAAATTTGAATTTAAAAAACTTAATGAACCAGGTAAATATGGCACTTATAATATAAGAATTCTGGCAAAAACTACGCCGCAATCTCCTTATTTGCCTTTAGAAAAAGTTGCATCAGGTGGTGAATTATCCAGAATTATTTTATCAATAGAAAAAACTTTAGGTGAGATCCATATGGTTGAAACCATGTTATTTGATGAAATAGATTCTGGTGTGGGTCAGAGAATTGCTGATGTTATAGGGAAGAAACTTAAAGAATTTTCAGAATTAAAACAATTAATTGTAATTACACATATGCCTCAGGTTGCAAATTTTGCAGATAAGCATTTTAAAATATTTAAAACTGAAGAAAATAGTGAAGTATATTCCCAAATAAAGGAACTAAACGAGGAAGAAAGATCAAAAGAGATAAGAGAAATGTATGGGGAAATAGTATTTAAAGAGGTGGAATAA
- a CDS encoding histone deacetylase family protein: protein MVNIIWGDKLLEYDFGDGHPLRSVRCKMGIEELLKSNMNYKIIEPRYALEEEIALFHTKDYIESIKNNKGGSAETPIKNMYNPARLSVGSTLAAIDSITEEEKISVNICGGWHHAFENEARGFCIFNDVVIGAKYAQKKGYNKIMIIDWDVHHGDGTQRAFLNDDSVYTISIHQDPSTQYPYLSGYTSENRVTNLNIPIMPGENEQEIMKKVLSNIPNEIRGFKPDMLMIQMGVDGYKYDPMSSIDLSERFYESISVVLGRCAKKNRFPVILLGGGGFYFPKTAELWRLIVEMFESNMR, encoded by the coding sequence ATGGTTAATATTATATGGGGAGATAAACTTTTAGAATATGATTTTGGAGATGGTCATCCTTTAAGAAGTGTAAGATGCAAAATGGGAATAGAAGAACTATTAAAATCTAATATGAATTATAAAATAATTGAACCACGATATGCATTAGAGGAAGAAATTGCTTTATTTCATACAAAAGATTATATAGAAAGTATAAAAAATAATAAGGGTGGAAGCGCAGAAACGCCAATAAAAAATATGTATAATCCTGCACGATTATCTGTTGGCTCAACATTAGCAGCTATAGATTCTATAACAGAAGAGGAAAAAATTTCAGTTAATATTTGTGGAGGATGGCATCATGCATTTGAAAATGAAGCAAGAGGATTTTGCATTTTTAATGATGTAGTAATAGGAGCAAAATATGCTCAAAAAAAGGGATATAATAAAATTATGATAATTGATTGGGATGTGCATCATGGTGATGGAACGCAAAGAGCATTTTTAAATGATGACTCTGTTTATACTATTTCAATACATCAGGACCCTTCAACACAATATCCTTATTTAAGTGGATACACCTCTGAAAATAGAGTAACCAATCTAAATATTCCGATTATGCCAGGTGAAAATGAGCAAGAAATAATGAAAAAAGTTTTGTCAAATATTCCAAATGAAATAAGAGGTTTTAAACCAGATATGTTAATGATTCAAATGGGAGTAGATGGTTATAAATATGATCCAATGTCTTCAATAGATTTAAGTGAAAGGTTTTATGAGTCTATTTCTGTTGTTTTAGGAAGATGTGCAAAGAAGAATAGATTTCCAGTAATATTACTTGGTGGAGGTGGATTTTATTTTCCAAAAACTGCTGAATTATGGAGATTAATAGTTGAAATGTTTGAAAGCAATATGAGATAA
- a CDS encoding dipeptidase, with translation MNKVIIDGHFDLLVDVYEKRKKGRKNVILEDHYPKFKEGGFNIIVSSLFIEERYIPEMALRNALDQISSLHYEIEESNEKIMLCKNIKDIEYALKNDIIGIMLSFEGLEPIGNDIYLLKVFYELGVRFAGLVWSRRNYVADGCYFSEMEEGTKGGLTAFGVEVLKEIEKLHMIIDVSHLNDEGFWDVIKFSNSPIIASHSNVRNVFHSMRNLTDEQIKAIAETGGVIGINASGSFVSDDPKENNAEGLVKHVNYISKLVGVEHVGIGFDFCDMFRDVHKDSLSGHHELNIFIETLEKHGYNEKEINMILGENFLRVYKKVLK, from the coding sequence ATGAATAAAGTAATTATTGATGGGCATTTTGATTTGTTAGTAGATGTATATGAAAAAAGAAAAAAAGGAAGGAAAAATGTTATATTAGAGGATCATTATCCTAAATTCAAAGAAGGTGGATTTAATATTATAGTTTCTTCTCTTTTTATTGAAGAAAGATATATTCCGGAGATGGCATTAAGAAATGCATTAGATCAAATTAGTTCTTTGCATTATGAAATCGAAGAATCAAACGAAAAAATAATGCTATGTAAGAACATAAAAGATATTGAATATGCATTGAAAAATGACATTATCGGAATTATGTTATCTTTTGAAGGATTAGAACCAATTGGAAATGATATTTATCTTTTAAAAGTTTTTTATGAATTAGGTGTAAGGTTTGCGGGCTTAGTATGGAGTAGAAGGAATTATGTGGCGGATGGTTGTTATTTTTCTGAAATGGAAGAAGGAACTAAAGGTGGGTTAACAGCCTTTGGTGTTGAAGTATTAAAAGAAATAGAAAAATTGCATATGATTATAGATGTCAGTCATTTAAATGATGAAGGTTTTTGGGATGTTATTAAATTTTCTAATTCACCAATTATAGCTTCACACTCTAATGTTAGAAATGTTTTTCACTCTATGAGAAATTTGACTGATGAACAAATAAAAGCTATAGCGGAAACAGGTGGAGTTATAGGTATAAATGCTAGTGGATCTTTTGTAAGTGATGATCCTAAAGAAAATAATGCAGAAGGGTTAGTAAAACATGTTAATTATATATCTAAATTAGTAGGAGTAGAACATGTAGGAATAGGTTTTGATTTTTGTGATATGTTTAGAGACGTTCATAAAGATTCATTAAGTGGGCATCACGAGTTAAATATATTTATAGAAACTTTGGAAAAACATGGTTACAATGAAAAAGAAATAAATATGATTTTAGGAGAAAATTTCTTAAGAGTATATAAAAAAGTTTTAAAATAA
- a CDS encoding DUF402 domain-containing protein, with translation MKHYRFDMKIKKEFLNSPTREVKVDIENIYKFNNSFGIERNWMILDKHNSIKKIKRLLLPDKMIMLTSFLTHDNSIIKDYLIYIDFGKYLTNGNIIEFEDLELDIIIKKDGSFEIDDIDELIDEYEKHHIKKNEFFTILKYETNLINKFEKFNPINTLIEETNDIALKWLINLG, from the coding sequence ATGAAACACTACAGATTTGATATGAAAATAAAAAAAGAATTTTTAAATTCCCCAACAAGAGAAGTTAAGGTTGACATTGAGAATATATATAAATTCAACAATTCTTTCGGTATAGAAAGAAATTGGATGATTTTAGATAAACATAATTCTATAAAAAAAATCAAAAGATTACTCCTTCCAGATAAAATGATTATGCTTACCTCATTTCTTACACATGATAATTCCATCATAAAAGATTATCTGATTTATATTGATTTTGGCAAATATTTAACAAATGGTAATATAATCGAATTCGAAGATTTAGAATTAGATATTATTATAAAAAAGGATGGAAGTTTTGAAATAGATGATATTGATGAATTAATAGATGAATATGAAAAACATCATATAAAGAAAAACGAATTTTTTACTATATTAAAATACGAAACTAATCTCATAAACAAATTTGAAAAATTTAATCCTATAAATACTTTAATAGAAGAAACAAATGACATAGCATTAAAATGGCTGATAAATTTAGGATAA
- a CDS encoding sugar transferase produces the protein MIKYLVIGRKEDFEDITNEIEKKAKGYIRFGDFLNPSPDVFLEKIKYHDRVLIADPDLEHYISKELENLKKNGIIIEILPELVEKYLQRIPLNVFKKFEYYYSEFFLKKDENRFFDVFLALISLILTSPLFLIISILNYLIIGKPIIFKQIRVGKNKKKFLMFKFRTIHNDNIHSFGKFLRKTRLDEIPQFINVLIGNMNFIGPRPEMISFHEMCEENIEFYNYRLYVNPGITGWAQVKFKYTTSLEDYKTKTEYDLYYVKNKSFLLDLKILLLTFLAIFKDNGSL, from the coding sequence ATGATAAAATATTTGGTTATCGGAAGAAAAGAAGATTTTGAAGATATTACAAATGAAATCGAAAAGAAAGCAAAGGGTTATATTAGATTTGGGGACTTTTTAAATCCAAGTCCTGATGTTTTTTTAGAAAAAATAAAATATCATGATAGAGTCTTAATTGCCGATCCTGATCTAGAACATTATATATCCAAAGAATTAGAAAATTTAAAAAAGAATGGAATAATCATAGAAATTTTACCAGAATTAGTTGAAAAGTACCTTCAAAGAATTCCCTTAAACGTTTTCAAAAAATTTGAGTATTATTATTCTGAATTCTTTTTGAAAAAAGACGAAAATCGTTTTTTTGATGTATTTTTAGCACTAATTTCGTTAATTTTGACCTCTCCCCTATTTTTAATAATATCAATACTAAATTACTTAATTATAGGAAAACCTATTATATTTAAACAAATTAGAGTCGGAAAAAACAAAAAGAAATTTTTAATGTTTAAGTTCAGAACAATTCACAATGATAATATTCATTCTTTTGGAAAATTTTTAAGAAAAACAAGATTAGATGAAATTCCACAATTTATAAATGTGTTAATTGGTAACATGAATTTTATTGGACCAAGACCAGAAATGATTTCCTTTCATGAAATGTGCGAAGAAAATATAGAGTTTTATAATTACAGACTATATGTAAATCCTGGTATAACCGGTTGGGCTCAGGTAAAATTTAAATATACAACATCATTAGAAGACTATAAAACAAAAACAGAATATGACCTATATTATGTAAAAAACAAAAGTTTTTTACTTGACTTAAAAATATTATTATTAACTTTTTTAGCAATTTTTAAAGATAATGGTTCATTGTGA
- a CDS encoding OsmC family protein — MAFMNFKITSESASPTKTIVKARNFEIVIDEPESLGGKDEGANPVEFLLAAFAGCLNVVGHLVAKEMGFELKKMKINIDGDLNPAKFLGKPSEDRTGYVQINVSFDLETDVDEETLKEWLNQVEQRCPISDNLQNPTPINFSISKF; from the coding sequence ATGGCATTTATGAACTTTAAAATTACTTCTGAAAGCGCCAGTCCTACAAAAACAATAGTTAAAGCAAGAAATTTTGAAATCGTAATAGATGAACCAGAATCTTTAGGTGGAAAAGATGAAGGAGCAAATCCTGTTGAATTTTTATTAGCCGCCTTTGCAGGTTGCTTAAATGTTGTAGGTCATTTAGTAGCAAAAGAAATGGGGTTTGAACTTAAAAAGATGAAAATCAATATCGATGGAGATTTAAATCCAGCAAAATTTCTTGGAAAACCATCTGAAGATAGAACAGGTTACGTTCAAATTAATGTTTCATTTGATTTAGAAACTGATGTTGATGAAGAAACATTAAAAGAATGGTTAAACCAAGTAGAACAAAGATGTCCAATTTCTGATAATCTCCAAAACCCTACACCAATTAATTTCAGTATTTCAAAGTTTTAA